Genomic DNA from Jonesia denitrificans DSM 20603:
CTGGTCCGAACGTTGCCCTGCTGGTGGTGTTTACGTACAAACCGTTAGTGGAGAGTTTCCGGTACTCCACATTGCAGTGGAACATTGGGTCCCCAACCGCACGTTTTGTGGGCTTGGACAACTATGTTCAGTTCTTTTCAAGCCCCACCACTGCACAGGTACTGACGACCACTGCTGTGTTCACGGTGACCACTGTCGGTGGCGCATTGGTTGCTGGTTTGGGATTGGCGCTACTCCTCAACCAGCGGCTCCTCGGCCGGGGCATCGCCCGCACTTTGTCGTTTGCGCCGTACGTGTTGTCCGGGATCGCTGTCGGCATTTTGTGGTTGTACATTTTTGATCCCCGCTACGGACTGTTGGGCACCGTCCTTGGGTGGGTTGGCGTGAGTTCCCCCGACTGGTACAACACCTCCCCGTGGGCGCTGATCATGATCATCATCGTGTACCTGTGGAAACACATAGGGTATGTCGCTCTCATCTATTTGGCTGGGTTGCAGGCAATCCCCCAGGAAGTGCGGGACGCCGCCGCACTTGATGGTGCGGGCCGGTGGCGCACTCTGCGCTCCATTGTGTTGCCATTACTTGGCCCCACCACATTCTTCTTACTGGTCACCACGCTTCTTGCCTCGTTGCAGTCCTTTGACCTCATTCACGCGATGACCCAAGGTGGCCCGCTTGGGTCCACGACGACGCTCATGTATCAGATCTACCAAGAGTCCTTTGTCAACGGCCGGGCTGGGTACGCGTCCGCTGTTGCGACCGTGTTGTTCGTCTTGCTGCTCGTGGTCACCCTCATCCAACTGAAGTTTGTCGAAAAGAAGGTGCACTACTGATGGCCATCCTCACCCCACCTCAGCAATCAGCAGCACCGACCACCCCACCGGCCGCTCCTTCGAACCACACACCGATGCGCGCCAGCTCCCGCCCCCATAAGCGCCTGTCTGGTCTGGACATTGCCGGGTGGATCACCCTGATCATTGTCACCGTCATCATGGCAGTACCACTGGTGTGGATGGCCGCAGCAAGCCTGAAATCACCGTCCGAGCTGTACTCGGTTCCGTTGCAGTGGCTGCCGGAAACCCTCAACGCCGACAACTACGCGACCGTGGGTGACCGACTCCCCCTGGGGCGACTGTTCCTCAACTCGCTCCTCATTACCGCGCTCGGTGCAGGACTCAAACTTCTCCTCGGTTTGACGTGCGCTTACGCACTGGTGTTCCTGCCCTTCCCCTTCAAAAAAGCCATGTTCGCGCTCGTGCTGTTCACACTGCTCGTCCCCCAACAAATCACGATCATCCCCAACTACACACTCGTAGCGTCCCTGGGGTGGCTCAACACCTACCAAGGGATCCTCGTCCCCGGGCTGGCCAGCGCATTTGGGACCTTCCTGTTCCGCCAACACTTCCTCACCGTCCCCATATCAATCCTTGAGGCCGCCCAACTTGACGGGGCCGGGCACTGGCGGCGCCTATGGCAATTCGTCATCCCCATGTCCTGGCCCACCATCTCAGCGGTCGCACTCGTGTCCATCGTCGCCGAATGGAACGACTACCTGTGGCCGTTCCTCGTCATCGACGACGCCGACATGATGACCCTTCCCCTTGGACTCACCCTCCTCCAAGACATTGACGGCATGACGAACTGGGGCGTGCTCATGGCCGCCACTGTCCTCGTCACCGTCCCTGTCCTCCTCATGTTCCTCGTCCTGCAACGCCGACTCGTTGCAGGCCTCACCGCCGGTGCCGTCACCGGTTAACCCCCGTACCGATGCACACCGCACCACACGCTGGTTCGGTCACGCGCATCGGTCATCCACACCGTCGGTGGGCGACAACGCCCACCGGACACCCCACTAAGGAGAAACTGTGTCTCGTTCTGCGTTCGGAAAGGTTGTGGACACCCAAGTGTCACGCCGCACCATCCTCCAAGCATCAGGTCTTGGCGCACTCGGTTTCGCGTTAGCAGCCTGCTCAGGGCCCGCAACCGGTGAAGAATTAACGAACACCCAAACAGACGACGTGGACTGGTCCACAATTACCCCCGCCACAGAAATCACCTGGTGGTCCAACCACCCAGGATCCTCCAAAGACGCCGAAGACGAACTGATCCGCCAGTTCACGGAGAAGACCGGGATCGCCGTCAAACTCGTCACCGCCGGCGCATCCTACGACGAGGTCGCCCAACGGTTCCAAGCCGCATCAGGCACAGACTCCCTACCAGACCTCGTGATCGCCTCCGACGTGTGGTGGTTCCGTTACTTCCTCAACGGCCAAATCATGCCACTCGACGGGGTGTTCACACACCTCAAGGTCGACACCAGCGACTACAACCCCACCCTGTACGGTGACTACGAATTCGACGGCGCCCACTACGCAGCCCCCTACGCGCGCTCCACACCGCTGTTCTACTACAACAAGGACGTCTTCAAGAAAGCGGGGCTGCCCGACCGTGGCCCCCGCACCTGGGACGAATTTGAGCAGTGGGCCCCCAAACTCCAAGAAGTCCTCCCCGCTGACGGGGCACCCCTGGGACTAGGCGTTGGCACCTCCTGGTCCGCATGGTGGATGCTCAACGTCCTGTGGGGACGCGGAGCCACCTACTCCAACGAATGGGACATCACCCTCAACACCCCCGAAGCAATCGCCGCTGGGGAATGGGTACGCGAGCTCTACCACGACAAAAAGTTCGCCTCCATCGGCAACGACACCAACGCCGACTTCGCCGCCGGATACTTCGGCTGCCTCATTGGCTCCACCGGGTCACTCACCGGACTCCTCGACGCCGCCACCTTCAACCTCGGTGCCTCCTTCCTCCCCGAAGGACCCGAAGGACCAGGAGTACCTACCGGCGGCACCGGCCTTGCCATCCCCTCATCACGCTCCCCCGAACAACAACTCGCCGCCGCCATGTTCCTCGACTTCCTCACCAACGCAGAAAGCACCGCGTTCTTCTCCAAATCCACCGGGTACATGCCCGTGCGCACCTCAGCAACAACTGGCCCCACCATGACCGCCCTCTACGACGAGATCCCCCTCTACCGGGTCGCAATCGACCAACTCGCCATCACCCGGTCACAAGACTGGGTCCGCGTATTCGTCCCCTCCGGCGACCAAATCCTCTCCGAAGGCATCGAACAGATAGTGTTAAAGAACACCCCAGCACAGCAAGCATGGGAATCAATCACCCCACGCCTTGACCGCGCCTTCACCGAGAACGTGGAACCCTACCTGTGACAACACCACAACCCCGTGACAGTGCCCCCACCCACCCGGTGGGGGCCACCACCGCCCCGCAGATCATCGCGCACCGGGGCAACAAATCCGTTGCCCCCGAAAACACACTCGCCGCGTTCGTGTCCGCAATCAAAGCAGGCGCACACAGCATCGAAATGGACATCGTTCCCTCCAAAGACGGTGTCCCCATGGTCATCCACGACACAACTCTCGATGCGACCACCACCGGCACCGGCCACGTCACCGACTACACCGCCACCGACATCGCCCAACTCGATGCAGGCAGCTGGTTTGACCCCGCCTACACCGGGCAACGCGTTCCCACCTTCGACCAATTCGCAGCACTCATTGCCCGCCACCCAGGGGTCGAAGTTCTCCTCGAATTCAAAGGAGATTGGGACACCACCGCCTGCGCGCCAGTCCTCGAAACCATCGACACACACGGGATCAGCGACCGCACCATCGTGCAGTCCTTCAACCGCACCACCATCGAATCGCTGCATACCCTCGCCCCCACCAGGCGGCGCGGAGTCCTCACCGTCACCGACATCGACGGACTCATCGCCCAATGCCAAGCCGCCAACATCTGGACCATCAACCCACACGTTGACCACGTCCTTGCCAACCCCAGCCTCATCGAACGCATCCACAACGCAGGAATGCGCACAATGATCTGGACTGCAAACACCCCCAACCAGTGGGCCACACTCGTGGAACTCGGCGTCGACGCGATCATCACCGACCGCCCCGACGCACTCGCCGGATGGTACGAAGCCCACGGGCTCACCCACCAGACCAGCACCAACACCACACCCGATGCGGAACAACACACAACATAGTCAAGATCACGTCACCCGGATTACACGTTTTGCGATTCGTTGCGTATCCTAGATAACTGGTGACGGTCACCGTCACTCAGTGCTGACGCGTGCGTCAGCGTGGGCCTGTAGCTCAGTTGGCAGAGCATCGGACTTTTAATCCGCGGGTCGAGGGTTCGAGCCCCTCCGGGCCCACCATTGATCCCGGAGTAAAACCGCTGGCGTGAAAAATGCCGGTGAGGGTTTGCTCCTGGTTCTCAGGTTCGTGAGCGAGAGGCTCGCCCTTCGGGGTGAGCCTCTTCGCGTCGGTGGGGATGGTGCGCTGGCTGGCGGCGTGGAGGCGCAGTGCAGGGTTGAGGATCTGGTTGAACGGTTCTGCCAGTTCGCCCTGGGCGTGGAGCTGACCGTGCACGTCGGGGTTGATGCGCACGACATCGTAGAAGACCTGGTTGAGTTGTCGCTTGATGTGCTCTGGGGCTGACTTGTAGAGCTGGTCGCAGTCCTCCGCCAGGGTGAGTGCGTCGGAGAGGTTGGTCAGGACGCTGTCGTGGTTGGCGGTAGCACGCTCGAGCTCTCGCTTGATCCGTGCCAGTTCCGCGCCGAGGCGGTCTTGCTCTTCCTTGAGCAGATCGGCGGGGATGGCGTCCTGGTAGTGGAGCTGGAGGAGTTTGCGCTGCTGGTTCTTCAGGTCGTCAGCGGTTGCCTTGAGCTGCGTGACGCGCTGCCGCTGCTCGGTGGACGCGAGGGCGATTTCCTCGCGCAGGTACTGCTCGAGCTGGACACGCTCGTCGTGGCTGAGCCGGATGTTCTGGTAGAGGTGTTCGACTTGCTTCTCGACTTCGTGGATGAGGACGGCTTTGAGGTCGCAGTCGGTGCGCTTGGAGCGTCTGCCGACGCAGACGAAGTACGGGTAGAGGTCGCCGGAGCGGGAGGTGGTCATCTGCACGATGAGGCGGGAGCCGCAGCGGCCGCAGACGACGGTGGACTTGAGGAAGTGCTTGTGGACGCGGTTGTACTCGCCGTGGCGGCGTGAGGCCATGACGGATTGCACCTTGAACCAGGTGCCGTCGTCGACGAGGGGCTCGTGGTTGCCGGGGTGCTCTGCTCCCTTCCAGGTGACGATGCCGCGGTAGTACGGGTTGGTGAGTGTCGCGCCGATGATCTTCGCGGTGACGGGCTTGGCGGGGCGCTTCGGCGTGGGCCGGGTCGTCAGTCCGCGTGCGGCGAGGTGTTCGGCGAGGGAGTCGGTTGTCCATTCTCCGGTGGCGTACAGGTCGAATGCTTTGCGGATGAGGTCGGCGCGGTCGGGTGATGCATCTGCGTTCATCGGCCGTGTGACGGATGCCGAGGTGATCCGTATGTCGTCATCGCCCAGCTCGAGGACGACTCCACGGCGCATCGGTGGCCACATTGGATGCAGCACACCCTCCGGGAGCACCTGATCGACGTGCGCGGCGAGCTGTCCGAAGCGCTCGCTCTCCGTCCCTACGACGGAGCGACGGTCGCCGCGTTCCTCGACGGCACCGGGCTCCGACCACGTCATACGTGGGATCAGACGACGCGACAGGCTGTGCAGATCGTGACTGACCAAGCGGTGCTCGTCGACCTGTGGCTGCGCTACCGGATGGCGACGCTGGCGCCGTGGCCGAAGCAGGTATGGCGGGCAGCTCTTCACGAAAAGCGCCGGTCATGAGATAATTGGCGTAGATCGTGACGCTCGGTTGAGCCCGTCCGGCTCCCCGTCGCGAGACTCCTCTCGGCACCGCATCCGGCGCGGCACCTTAGCAGTGTCAGTGGCCGTCGGTAGCGTAGGACACGCCCCGAGAGCACAACTTAAGACGCGCCCTGCGGCGCAGAGGAGACCCACAGCATGGCACGCGCCGCGAAGCCGAAACCGACGAAGACACTCGAGCAGACCCTCTGGGAAGCTGCAGACAAGCTGCGCGGCAACCAGGAGCCGAGCGAGTACAAGCATGTCGTGCTCGGCCTGGTGTTCCTCAAGTACATCTCCGATCGCTTCGAGGAGCGACGTGCGACGCTCGAGGCAGAGCTTGCTGCGGAGGGCATCAAGCCGGAGCGACTGCCGGACTTCCTCGAAGACCGCGACGAATACACCAGTCACAACGTGTTCTGGGTGCCGGAGCTGGCGCGCTGGGGCTACATCCAGTCGGTCGCGAAGCAGCCCGAGATCGGGCAACAGATCGACCAGGCGATGGATCTCATCGAGAAGGAGAACCCAACGCTAAGGGGTGTGCTGCCACGCAACTATGGACGCGATGGCCTCGACAAGCGCCGTCTGGGCGAGCTGGTAGACCTGATCGGCTCCATCGGGTTCACCGAGACCGACGACCACGGTGCCGACGACGTGCTGGGCCGGGTGTACGAGTACTTCCTCGGTCAGTTCGCCGGCAAGGAGACCGGCAAAGACGCCGGAGCGTTCTACACGCCGCGTTCGGTAGTCAAGACGCTGGTCGAGATGCTGGAGCCCTACCAGGGGCGCGTCTATGACCCTGCGGCGGGTTCCGGCGGCATGTTTGTGCAGTCGGCTGAGTTCGTGAAAGCTCACGGCGGCAAGCGCACCGACATCTCCGTCTACGGGCAGGAGTTCACGGACACGACCTGGAAGCTCTCCAAGATGAACCTCGCACTGCGAGGTATCGAAGCCGACATGGGGCCGCGTTCGGCTGACTCATTCACCGATGACCTGCACCCGGATCTGCGGGCCGACTTCGTGATTGCCAACCCTCCGTTCAACGTCTCTGACTGGTGGGATGCGAAGCTCGAGGGCGACCCGCGCTGGCAGTACGGCACCCCGCCGCAGGGCAACGCGAACTTTGCGTGGGTGCAGCACTTCATCTACCACTTGAGCCCGAAGGGCACGGCGGGGTTCGTGCTTGCGAACGGATCCCTGTCGTCGAAGAGCGGTGGTGAGGGCGAGATGCGTCGCAAGCTTGTCGAGGCCGACCTGGTCGACTGCATCGTGGCGATGCCCGACAAGCTGTTCTTCAACACCGGCATCCCCGTCGCGCTCTGGTTCGTCTCCAAGGCCCGGCACGGCAACGGGCACCGCGAACGCCGCAGCGAGGTGCTCTTCATCGACGCCCGAAAGCTCGGCACGATGGAGTCACGCCGTCTGCGCGTGCTGACGGACGACGACATCGCGAAGATTGCCGATACCTACCACGCCTGGCGCAACCACGACGGAGGCTACGAGGACGTGCCGGGCTTCGCGAAGGCCGCCTCACTAGAAGAGATTGCCAAGCACGACTACGTGCTCACCCCAGGCCGCTACGTCGGCGCTGCCGAGGCTGAGGTTGACGACGAGCCGATCGACGAGAAGATCGAGCGATTGACGAAGGAGCTGTTCGCCGAGTTCGAGCGCGGGCGCGAGCTGGAGGATGAAGTGCGACAGCGTTTGAGTGGGGTGCAGCCGTGAACGCTGTGCCCCTCAAATGTATTGCGGTGGAGAAAGGTCTCATCGGAGGCCCATTCGGCTCCTCGCTGGTAAGTCGGGACTATGCGCGTTCGGGGGTGCCCGTGATCCGGGGTGCCAACATGAGTCATGGGCGCTTCGTATCCGGAGATTTTGTCTACGTCAGCCAGGAAAAGTTCGAGGCCGACCTTTCCCGAAATTCTGCGCAGGGCGGCGATCTGATCTACACGCAGCGCGGCACATTAGGGCAAGTTGCACTTCTTCCACCCGGGAAGGAGCTTCACGTTATTTCGCAGAGTCAGATGCGGCTTCGTATCGACGAAGCGAAGGCAGATCCGCTTTACGTCTACTACGCATCGACATCCCCGCACTTTCTATGGCAGATCGATAATCGCGCCATTTCGACAGGCGTTCCGCATATCAATCTCGGTATCTTAGGCGACCTAGAAATTCCCCTGCCGTCTATCGCCGAGCAGCGTGCCATCGCCGCGACGCTCGGCGCGCTGGACGACAAGATCGAGTCGAACCGGCGAGCAGTAACGATTGCTGAGCAGCTAGGAGATGCGCTGTTCGCAGCTGCCGCGAGCGAGTCACGGCTGCTCTCGGACGTCGCGGACATCACGATGGGAAGCTCGCCGAAGGGGGCAGATCTCAACGAGGACGGCGATGGCTTGCCCTTTTACCAGGGCACGCGCGACTTCGGCGTCCGATTCCCGTCGCTGCGTGTCTGGACAACCGCCCCCGTCCGCACAGCTGCAAAGAGCGACACGCTCATGTCGGTGCGCGCCCCGGTCGGGGAGCTGAACCGAGCGAGCGCCGACTGCTGCATCGGGCGTGGTGTGGCGGCTATCCATAGTGATACTCACCCCAGCACGCTCTATTACGCCATGCGGAGCTCGTCGAGCGCCTGGGAAAAGTTCCAAGGCGAGGGGACCGTGTTCGCCTCGGTGAATAAGACCGATGTGCACGGTGCCGAGATCCGTTGGGTCGGCGATGGCGCGCTTCTCGAGCTCGAGGACAAG
This window encodes:
- a CDS encoding carbohydrate ABC transporter permease, which translates into the protein MSTHDLAQTTPATRSRASLHRWRLWRQYAAFVALAGPNVALLVVFTYKPLVESFRYSTLQWNIGSPTARFVGLDNYVQFFSSPTTAQVLTTTAVFTVTTVGGALVAGLGLALLLNQRLLGRGIARTLSFAPYVLSGIAVGILWLYIFDPRYGLLGTVLGWVGVSSPDWYNTSPWALIMIIIVYLWKHIGYVALIYLAGLQAIPQEVRDAAALDGAGRWRTLRSIVLPLLGPTTFFLLVTTLLASLQSFDLIHAMTQGGPLGSTTTLMYQIYQESFVNGRAGYASAVATVLFVLLLVVTLIQLKFVEKKVHY
- a CDS encoding carbohydrate ABC transporter permease, which codes for MAILTPPQQSAAPTTPPAAPSNHTPMRASSRPHKRLSGLDIAGWITLIIVTVIMAVPLVWMAAASLKSPSELYSVPLQWLPETLNADNYATVGDRLPLGRLFLNSLLITALGAGLKLLLGLTCAYALVFLPFPFKKAMFALVLFTLLVPQQITIIPNYTLVASLGWLNTYQGILVPGLASAFGTFLFRQHFLTVPISILEAAQLDGAGHWRRLWQFVIPMSWPTISAVALVSIVAEWNDYLWPFLVIDDADMMTLPLGLTLLQDIDGMTNWGVLMAATVLVTVPVLLMFLVLQRRLVAGLTAGAVTG
- a CDS encoding ABC transporter substrate-binding protein, with product MSRSAFGKVVDTQVSRRTILQASGLGALGFALAACSGPATGEELTNTQTDDVDWSTITPATEITWWSNHPGSSKDAEDELIRQFTEKTGIAVKLVTAGASYDEVAQRFQAASGTDSLPDLVIASDVWWFRYFLNGQIMPLDGVFTHLKVDTSDYNPTLYGDYEFDGAHYAAPYARSTPLFYYNKDVFKKAGLPDRGPRTWDEFEQWAPKLQEVLPADGAPLGLGVGTSWSAWWMLNVLWGRGATYSNEWDITLNTPEAIAAGEWVRELYHDKKFASIGNDTNADFAAGYFGCLIGSTGSLTGLLDAATFNLGASFLPEGPEGPGVPTGGTGLAIPSSRSPEQQLAAAMFLDFLTNAESTAFFSKSTGYMPVRTSATTGPTMTALYDEIPLYRVAIDQLAITRSQDWVRVFVPSGDQILSEGIEQIVLKNTPAQQAWESITPRLDRAFTENVEPYL
- a CDS encoding glycerophosphodiester phosphodiesterase gives rise to the protein MTTPQPRDSAPTHPVGATTAPQIIAHRGNKSVAPENTLAAFVSAIKAGAHSIEMDIVPSKDGVPMVIHDTTLDATTTGTGHVTDYTATDIAQLDAGSWFDPAYTGQRVPTFDQFAALIARHPGVEVLLEFKGDWDTTACAPVLETIDTHGISDRTIVQSFNRTTIESLHTLAPTRRRGVLTVTDIDGLIAQCQAANIWTINPHVDHVLANPSLIERIHNAGMRTMIWTANTPNQWATLVELGVDAIITDRPDALAGWYEAHGLTHQTSTNTTPDAEQHTT
- a CDS encoding type I restriction-modification system subunit M, whose protein sequence is MARAAKPKPTKTLEQTLWEAADKLRGNQEPSEYKHVVLGLVFLKYISDRFEERRATLEAELAAEGIKPERLPDFLEDRDEYTSHNVFWVPELARWGYIQSVAKQPEIGQQIDQAMDLIEKENPTLRGVLPRNYGRDGLDKRRLGELVDLIGSIGFTETDDHGADDVLGRVYEYFLGQFAGKETGKDAGAFYTPRSVVKTLVEMLEPYQGRVYDPAAGSGGMFVQSAEFVKAHGGKRTDISVYGQEFTDTTWKLSKMNLALRGIEADMGPRSADSFTDDLHPDLRADFVIANPPFNVSDWWDAKLEGDPRWQYGTPPQGNANFAWVQHFIYHLSPKGTAGFVLANGSLSSKSGGEGEMRRKLVEADLVDCIVAMPDKLFFNTGIPVALWFVSKARHGNGHRERRSEVLFIDARKLGTMESRRLRVLTDDDIAKIADTYHAWRNHDGGYEDVPGFAKAASLEEIAKHDYVLTPGRYVGAAEAEVDDEPIDEKIERLTKELFAEFERGRELEDEVRQRLSGVQP
- a CDS encoding restriction endonuclease subunit S, with amino-acid sequence MSHGRFVSGDFVYVSQEKFEADLSRNSAQGGDLIYTQRGTLGQVALLPPGKELHVISQSQMRLRIDEAKADPLYVYYASTSPHFLWQIDNRAISTGVPHINLGILGDLEIPLPSIAEQRAIAATLGALDDKIESNRRAVTIAEQLGDALFAAAASESRLLSDVADITMGSSPKGADLNEDGDGLPFYQGTRDFGVRFPSLRVWTTAPVRTAAKSDTLMSVRAPVGELNRASADCCIGRGVAAIHSDTHPSTLYYAMRSSSSAWEKFQGEGTVFASVNKTDVHGAEIRWVGDGALLELEDKLRAIDARIESLESETQRLTALRDALLPELLSGRMRVPAEGVAA